In Chaetodon auriga isolate fChaAug3 chromosome 7, fChaAug3.hap1, whole genome shotgun sequence, a genomic segment contains:
- the LOC143323365 gene encoding multidrug and toxin extrusion protein 1-like — translation MAGRKELQWKKPASPSDSADMEGSSDKLFCCRWVRRRVPQAHREELYHILRMTGPLLLSRILNYLLPFVVTMFCGRLGNEVMAGYGLASATINVTTAATGCGLGLACDTLVSQTFGGKNLLRVGVILQRGIIILLLFCLPCWGLLINAEAILLCMGQDPEVTRIAQLYMTAFLPGVPAMFLHQLQVSYLQNQGIILPQMYTAAMANIANVVTNYIFLYWLNLGVSGSAAANTLSQIYICAFLFAYIWWKKLHVTTWGGWSIESLQEWGSYMKLAIPSTLMTCFEWWVYEFGGFFAGMLSEDELAAQHAVIMVAFITYMFPLGIQAAACARVGNALGAGDTARAILTCKMSLSLASTFAVVEGLVLGSTKTVIGFIFTSDEKIIALVSQLMNAYCFLQFFDGLVCVCTGIFLGTGKQKIPAVANFIGYYCIGLSLSVTLMFVAKLRVLGFWLGLLICCIVQSTFYIIVIFKLNWKRMTEEAVRRAQKNSHMTLLSTDAAGNNTAEQTAAKENPLDGYMSVSAEDHNGSAEMQGAYVVQQRTGGRLSTTQLILRRGLTMFAAVALLAVGVSVHFLVPLPETLQSEVNITSDWINTTYTPDQIFSTVLVPVQE, via the exons ATGGCCG gAAGGAAGGAGCTTCAGTGGAAAAAACCTGCATCACCATCTGATTCCGCAGACATGGAGGGGTCCAGTGACAAGcttttctgctgcaggtggGTGCGCCGCAGGGTTCCCCAGGCCCACAGAGAGGAACTGTACCACATCCTAAGGATGACAGGGCCGCTG CTGCTCTCTCGAATCCTCAATTACCTGCTTCCATTCGTGGTCACAATGTTCTGTGGGCGGCTGGGAAATGAAGTGATGGCTGGCTATGGATTAGCTTCTGCT ACCATTAATGTTACCACTGCAGCAACAGGTTGTGGTCTGGGGCTGGCATGTGATACTTTGGTGTCTCAG ACGTTTGGTGGGAAGAACCTGCTGCGGGTGGGAGTGATCCTTCAGCGGGGCatcatcatcctgctgctgttctgcctGCCCTGCTGGGGTCTCCTCATTAATGCTGAGGCAATCCTGTTATGCATGGGCCAGGACCCCGAGGTGACGAG AATAGCCCAGCTGTATATGACAGCCTTCCTTCCAGGTGTACCA gCAATGTTTCTGCACCAGCTTCAGGTGTCGTATCTGCAGAACCAG GGTATAATATTGCCACAAATGTACACTGCTGCCATGGCAAACATAGCGAATGTTGTGACAAACTACATCTTTCTTTACTGGCTGAATCTGGGTGTTAG CGGATCTGCAGCAGCCAATACTCTGTCTCAGatttacatctgtgcttttctgttTGCTTACATTTGGTGGAAGAAGCTCCATGTAACAACATGGGGAG gCTGGTCCATAGAATCACTGCAGGAGTGGGGCTCCTATATGAAACTGGCCATTCCCAGCACATTAATGACGTGTTTTGAGTGGTGGGTTTATGAGTTTGGGGGCTTCTTTGCAG GAATGCTGAGTGAAGATGAGCTGGCAGCCCAGCATGCTGTGATAATGGTGGCTTTCATAACCTACATG TTCCCTCTCGGTATTCAAGCTGCAGCATGTGCCCGAGTGGGAAATGCTCTGGGTGCCGGAGACACTGCCAGGGCGATCCTCACCTGCAAGATGTCACTCTCTCTCGCCA GCACTTTTGCAGTGGTTGAAGGTCTGGTGCTTGGCTCCACTAAGACCGTGATTGGCTTCATCTTCACCTCTGATGA GAAGATTATAGCTCTGGTCTCCCAGCTGATGAACGCTTACTGTTTCCTTCAGTTCTTTGATGGTCTTGTG TGTGTCTGCACAGGCATCTTCCTGGGCACGGGCAAACAGAAGATACCAGCTGTGGCTAATTTCATTGGATACTACTGCATAGGACTGTCACTGAGCGTTACTTTAATGTTTGTTGCAAAACTGAGAGTGTTAG GTTTTTGGCTGGGACTGCTCATTTGTTGCATCGTACAATCCACCTTCTACATCATTGTCATCTTCAAGCTGAACTGGAAGAGAATGACAGAGGAG gctgtgagacgagctcagaaaaacagtcacatgacaTTATTAAGCACAGACGCTGCAGGTAACAACACTgctgagcagacagcagctaAAGAGAAT CCTCTGGACGGCTACATGTCTGTGAGCGCCGAGGACCATAATGGGAGTGCGGAGATGCAGGGTGCATATGTGGTCCAGCAGCGGACGGGTGGCCGTCTCTCCACCACCCAGCTGATCCTCAGGAGAGGCCTCACTATGTTTGCAGCTGTTGCACTACTGGCTGTGGGAGTGAGTGTGCACTTCCTCGTGCCCTTGCCAGAGACTCTGCAGTCAGAGGTCAACATTACTTCGGACTGGATCAATACTACATATACTCCTGATCAAATTTTCTCCACTGTGCTGGTCCCAGTACAAGAGTGA
- the LOC143322995 gene encoding multidrug and toxin extrusion protein 1-like isoform X1: MEGSSDKLFCCRWVRHRVPQAHREELYHILKMTGPLLLSRILNYLLPFVVTMFCGRLGNEVMAGYGLASATINVTTAATGYGLGLACDTLVSQTFGGKNLLRVGVILQRGIVILLLFCLPCWGLLINAEAVLLCMGQDPEVARIAQLYITGFLPAVPAMFLHHLQVSYLQNQGIILPQMYTAAVANIANMVTNYIFLYWLDLGVSGSAAANTLSQIYICASLFAYIWWKKLHVTTWGGWSIESLQEWGSYMKLAIPSTLMKCFEWWVYEFGGFFAGMLSEDELAAQHAVMMVSFITYMFPLGIQAAACARVGNALGAGDTARAILTCKMSLSLAGSFALAEGLVLASTKSVIGFIFTSDEKIIGLVSHLMNAYCFLQFFDGLVCVCTGIFLGTGKQKIPAVANFIGYYGIGLSLCVTLMFVAKLRVLGFWLGLLVCVILQSTLYIIIIFKLNWERMTEEAVDRAQKNTHMTLLSTAALSDAAATGRLHVCEHRGP; this comes from the exons ATGGAGGGGTCCAGTGACAAGcttttctgctgcaggtggGTGCGCCACAGGGTTCCCCAGGCCCACAGAGAGGAACTGTACCACATCCTGAAAATGACAGGGCCTCTG CTGCTCTCGCGAATCCTCAATTACCTGCTTCCATTCGTGGTCACAATGTTCTGTGGGCGGCTGGGAAATGAAGTGATGGCTGGCTATGGATTAGCTTCTGCT aCCATTAATGTTACCACTGCAGCAACAGGATATGGTCTGGGACTGGCATGTGATACGTTAGTATCTCAG ACATTTGGTGGCAAGAACCTGCTGCGGGTGGGAGTGATCCTTCAGCGGGGCATCgtcatcctgctgctgttctgcctGCCCTGCTGGGGTCTCCTCATTAATGCTGAGGCCGTCCTGTTATGCATGGGCCAGGACCCCGAGGTGGCGAG AATAGCCCAGCTGTATATTACAGGCTTCCTTCCCGCAGTACCA GCAATGTTTCTACATCACCTTCAGGTGTCTTATCTGCAGAATCAG GGAATAATATTGCCACAAATGTACACTGCTGCCGTGGCAAACATAGCAAATATGGTGACGAACTATATCTTTCTTTACTGGCTGGATCTGGGTGTCAG CGGATCTGCAGCAGCCAATACTCTGTCTCAGATTTACATCTGTGCTTCTCTGTTTGCTTACATTTGGTGGAAGAAGCTCCATGTAACAACATGGGGAG gCTGGTCCATAGAATCACTGCAGGAGTGGGGCTCCTATATGAAACTGGCCATTCCCAGCACATTAATGAAGTGTTTTGAGTGGTGGGTTTATGAGTTTGGGGGCTTCTTTGCAG GGATGCTGAGTGAAGATGAGCTGGCAGCCCAGCATGCTGTGATGATGGTGTCTTTCATAACCTACATG TTCCCTCTCGGTATTCAAGCTGCAGCATGTGCCCGAGTGGGAAATGCTCTGGGTGCAGGAGACACTGCCAGGGCGATCCTCACCTGCAAGATGTCACTCTCTCTCGCCG GTAGCTTCGCATTGGCTGAAGGTCTTGTGCTTGCTTCTACCAAATCAGTGATTGGCTTCATCTTCACGTCTGATGA GAAGATCATAGGTCTGGTCTCACACCTGATGAATGCTTACTGTTTCCTTCAGTTCTTTGATGGTCTTGTG TGTGTGTGCACGGGCATCTTCCTGGGCACGGGCAAACAGAAGATACCAGCTGTGGCTAATTTCATTGGATACTATGGCATAggactgtcactgtgtgtgactTTAATGTTTGTCGCAAAACTGAGGGTTTTAG GTTTTTGGCTGGGACTGCTCGTTTGTGTCATTTTACAATCCACCCTCTACATCATTATTATCTTCAAGCTCAACTGggagagaatgacagaggag GCTGTGGACCGggcacagaaaaacactcacatgACGTTATTAA